A single window of Pseudoduganella plicata DNA harbors:
- a CDS encoding TIGR01777 family oxidoreductase translates to MNAADDLSFGAPGQTVLVTGATGFVGRQLVAALLADRQAVVALTRDPVQATRVLGTDVRCIASMAELPATTRVDVVVNLAGARILGHRWTAARKAVLRASRAALTRGVVDWIAAAHGRPRLLLSASAIGYYGVQPQGIDAALTEGSPPQPVFMSALCQEWEAEAARAAQHGVQVACTRFGLVLGHGGALPPMLLPVKLGVGGRMGSGRQRLSWIHVDDLVRGLAWLARRSAVEPVGGAWNFTAPEGTTQGQFVRTAAALLHRPALLPAPAWPVRLLLGEQADLLLEGQNVVPRRLRQAGFTFTYPTIESALRALC, encoded by the coding sequence ATGAACGCCGCCGATGACCTGAGTTTTGGCGCGCCCGGCCAGACGGTGCTGGTGACCGGTGCCACCGGTTTCGTCGGCCGCCAGCTCGTGGCCGCGCTGCTGGCCGACCGGCAGGCGGTCGTTGCCCTGACGCGCGACCCGGTGCAGGCCACGCGCGTGCTGGGCACGGACGTGCGCTGCATCGCGAGCATGGCGGAGCTGCCGGCAACGACGCGCGTCGACGTCGTCGTCAACCTGGCCGGCGCCCGCATCCTCGGTCATCGCTGGACCGCCGCCCGCAAGGCCGTGCTGCGCGCCAGCCGCGCGGCATTGACGCGGGGCGTGGTGGACTGGATCGCAGCGGCGCACGGCAGGCCGCGCCTGCTGCTGTCGGCATCGGCGATCGGTTACTACGGCGTGCAGCCGCAAGGCATTGACGCCGCGCTGACGGAAGGGAGTCCGCCGCAGCCGGTGTTCATGTCGGCGTTGTGCCAGGAATGGGAAGCCGAGGCCGCGCGCGCCGCGCAGCATGGCGTACAGGTGGCCTGCACCCGCTTCGGGCTCGTGCTGGGGCATGGCGGCGCGCTGCCACCGATGCTGCTGCCGGTGAAACTGGGCGTCGGCGGCCGTATGGGCAGCGGGCGGCAACGGCTGTCGTGGATCCACGTGGACGATCTGGTACGGGGCCTGGCCTGGCTGGCGCGCCGCAGCGCCGTCGAACCGGTCGGCGGTGCGTGGAACTTCACGGCGCCGGAGGGTACCACGCAGGGACAATTCGTCCGCACGGCGGCAGCGCTGCTGCACCGGCCCGCATTGCTGCCCGCGCCTGCCTGGCCCGTGCGGCTCCTGCTGGGCGAACAGGCCGACCTGCTGCTGGAGGGCCAGAACGTGGTGCCGCGGCGGCTGCGTCAGGCCGGCTTTACCTTCACTTATCCGACCATCGAGAGCGCGCTGCGCGCTTTGTGCTAG
- a CDS encoding thiol-disulfide oxidoreductase DCC family protein, whose product MSTPELTIYFDGACGFCTAEVRALQGRDRLGALAFVDIAAPGFDAFPPGTDMPALRAQLHSVTRDGRVLKGLDSLQAAYTLVGLGWAVLPLRVRALRPPLEWAYGQFARHRYRVSRFLGLPAMAPQCDGDACRPSPYLKEAPDERRR is encoded by the coding sequence ATGAGCACACCCGAACTGACGATCTATTTCGACGGCGCCTGCGGCTTCTGCACGGCGGAAGTGCGCGCCTTGCAAGGCCGCGACCGACTCGGCGCGCTGGCGTTTGTCGACATCGCGGCACCCGGCTTCGACGCGTTTCCGCCCGGGACCGACATGCCGGCGCTGAGGGCGCAGCTGCATTCCGTCACGCGTGACGGCCGGGTGCTGAAAGGACTGGACAGCTTGCAGGCGGCGTACACGCTGGTCGGCCTCGGATGGGCCGTGCTGCCGCTGCGCGTGCGCGCCTTGCGCCCGCCGCTGGAATGGGCGTACGGCCAGTTCGCGCGGCACCGCTACCGGGTTTCCCGGTTCCTCGGCTTGCCCGCCATGGCGCCCCAGTGCGACGGCGATGCCTGCCGCCCCAGCCCTTACCTGAAAGAGGCGCCGGATGAACGCCGCCGATGA
- a CDS encoding GbsR/MarR family transcriptional regulator: MTLSPTEQKYILHWGEMGTRWGVNRTVAQIHALLFLSNAPLNAEQIVEALGVARSNVSNSLKELQSWRLVKVAHVLGDRRDHFVALQDVWEIFRTIVEERKRREIDPTLTVLRQCAIEAEGDAGMEDATRQRMAQVLELLEMLTDSYDDYKHLPPATLKRFLAMGGKVAKLL, from the coding sequence ATGACCTTGAGCCCGACCGAACAGAAGTACATCCTTCACTGGGGCGAGATGGGCACCCGCTGGGGTGTCAACCGCACGGTGGCGCAGATCCATGCGCTGCTGTTCCTGTCGAACGCGCCGCTGAACGCGGAGCAGATCGTCGAGGCACTGGGCGTGGCGCGCTCGAACGTCAGCAACAGCCTGAAGGAGCTGCAAAGCTGGAGGCTCGTCAAGGTCGCGCACGTGCTGGGCGACCGCCGCGATCATTTCGTGGCATTGCAGGACGTGTGGGAGATCTTCCGCACGATTGTCGAGGAGCGCAAGCGGCGCGAGATCGATCCCACGTTGACGGTGCTGCGCCAGTGCGCCATCGAAGCGGAAGGGGACGCCGGCATGGAGGACGCCACGCGCCAGCGCATGGCGCAGGTACTGGAATTGCTGGAAATGCTGACCGACAGCTACGACGACTACAAGCACCTGCCGCCGGCCACGCTGAAGCGTTTCCTGGCGATGGGCGGCAAGGTCGCCAAACTGCTGTAG